Within the Plasmodium relictum strain SGS1 genome assembly, chromosome: 12 genome, the region acttATAAGACAATAAACTACATATGAACAACATTAGTATTTTTTATCATGTTTCTATACcttatcttattttattatttttgtagaattataaaaatttaaaaaaaataaaataaagcagtaataatatatttaaaaatcctttaattttcttaatgTTGATATATATCTCGAATTGTACATATAttgtatttaaaataatttttgttttacatatatatatacatttaaatcaatcaaatttttttttttttttacattttatttataaattataatttttaataaatcacttttattataaaaatgaaaaacgTATAATATATGGATTATAAATTTCCAAATATTTTTTCGAGATAATTTCTGTAGAtagttttaattaaaattaaagttaaaattatatataattataatcaCGTATAACATTTATGTAATTTTcactataaatatttttcattaaaaataatattcaaaattttttttattttcttattttatatcatttattttcatcatcatcatctcctccttcttcctcttcttcttcttcttcttcttcctcttcttCTTCTGCAACATAATCctcttcatcttcatcttccTCTTCAACATATTCCTCTTCATCTGATTCTGATAATTCATCACCAAAATCTTGTTTATTTTCGGTACCAGTTCCATCATCTTGAATATTCagatttttactttttaaaaaattgagTAATGGTACATACTCACTTTTATCAATATTAGTATATTCATAACTAATCCCTCTTTTGTGTTTTAtaataagagaaaaaaaacgATGTTGGTTAATATTTCCTGTTCTTTGAAAGCTTAAAGTGACAATATCTTcgaaagaaattaaaataactggtttgataataaaaaggaagtatttatttaatgGGTATAGTTGTCCACTTGCTGCCCTATAACTACATGTTATTCCATATTGATTTTTAGCCGTTCTAAAATCTCCAGGTATAATTACACTTTTTTTAACTAAAGAAGTAAAAAGTCTTGTGACTACATCATATGGTTTTCCTGAAATtgttttttctaatttatatttcttgATAACTTCTTCATTTGCATTTATATTGATGTCCATATCATCATCATTATTCAATTGAATTAATATAAAGGGATATTCGGTTTGCCCttgtttcattttattatttaaactgAAAATTAATACATATTGGTTAGAATTACTTTTAGGAACTaatatcattttatttatattagtaTATTGAATTGTAAAATCATAGGACTTCCCATGCAATTTAAAAGTTCTTATATACATTTCTATTTCATATCTGCCTCTTGGGACTAATAAAGGTATATTTGTTAAAGATGCAATGCTTTCACTTTTTGAATCATCAATATTAACCTTTTctaataaatcattttttaaattttgaaaGGTTTGATTTTCATCATTCTCATGAGGATAATAAAAACGTATTTCTGACAAAAGATCTTCATTCGCTtgattttcttcatttttcaaCTCCATAGCTATATCTGTTTTAAGTTGAACATTTAActgatttatattattagtaGGAATATTAaatgcatattttttatctatatcaAATAACAAATTAGAGTTTTCGAATTTAAATTCTCCCCAATTCCATCCCTTTGTTGCTATTTTGCGATTACTTAAtcttatattaaaatatttttgaaaatgttgtgttatttcatttatatttctatCAGGAAATCCATCAAAATATACTATCAAATTATCTTTTAAGTCTATTAACTTTAAATGTaatctattattattataacttGTTTTTATCCATTCTCCTTCACTAATATCACTAAATTTGTATTGATAAacattatttgtttttttattcttccATCCCAAAAATTCATTAGAC harbors:
- the FACT-S gene encoding FACT complex subunit SSRP1, putative; translation: MGDNIGTSSNNNSVISIGNIRGFGGSDYGSFRMSNEFLGWKNKKTNNVYQYKFSDISEGEWIKTSYNNNRLHLKLIDLKDNLIVYFDGFPDRNINEITQHFQKYFNIRLSNRKIATKGWNWGEFKFENSNLLFDIDKKYAFNIPTNNINQLNVQLKTDIAMELKNEENQANEDLLSEIRFYYPHENDENQTFQNLKNDLLEKVNIDDSKSESIASLTNIPLLVPRGRYEIEMYIRTFKLHGKSYDFTIQYTNINKMILVPKSNSNQYVLIFSLNNKMKQGQTEYPFILIQLNNDDDMDININANEEVIKKYKLEKTISGKPYDVVTRLFTSLVKKSVIIPGDFRTAKNQYGITCSYRAASGQLYPLNKYFLFIIKPVILISFEDIVTLSFQRTGNINQHRFFSLIIKHKRGISYEYTNIDKSEYVPLLNFLKSKNLNIQDDGTGTENKQDFGDELSESDEEEYVEEEDEDEEDYVAEEEEEEEEEEEEEEGGDDDDENK